A window from Streptomyces sp. NBC_00335 encodes these proteins:
- a CDS encoding class I SAM-dependent methyltransferase, which translates to MDTYDKSVLGHEVPGELERLRRLEALADPLTRKTLDRIGMTSTWRCLDVGAGAGSVARHLAQRATAGHVTATDLDTRFLPLDVPNLLPLKHDACVDDFPAESFDLIHARLVLDHLPDRESTLRRMIGWLAPGGWLYLGGLDVSTSLNSPYRPVLDGVSRFASTMTAQMGTDLRFTRRATSLMRSMGLRHVGIDCAPIILGDRGEGDRFFGIMLKQFQTALPASDQEAHAELRTATEWLAAPTGVEIGGLFTAAWGQRG; encoded by the coding sequence ATGGACACCTACGACAAGAGCGTCCTGGGCCACGAGGTGCCGGGAGAACTGGAACGGCTTCGCCGGCTCGAAGCACTCGCCGACCCCCTGACGCGCAAGACCCTCGACAGGATCGGCATGACCTCGACGTGGCGCTGCCTCGACGTCGGCGCCGGCGCCGGATCGGTCGCCCGCCACCTCGCGCAGCGGGCGACGGCAGGCCATGTCACCGCCACCGACCTCGACACCCGGTTCCTGCCCCTTGACGTGCCGAACCTGCTGCCTCTGAAACACGACGCCTGCGTCGACGACTTCCCTGCCGAATCGTTCGACCTGATCCACGCCCGTCTCGTCCTGGACCACCTTCCGGACCGGGAGAGCACCCTGCGCCGCATGATCGGCTGGCTCGCCCCCGGAGGGTGGCTCTACCTCGGCGGACTCGACGTGAGCACGTCCCTCAACTCCCCGTACCGGCCGGTCCTGGACGGCGTGTCGAGGTTCGCCTCGACGATGACGGCGCAGATGGGAACGGACCTACGCTTCACGCGCCGTGCCACCAGCCTCATGCGCTCCATGGGGCTGCGCCACGTAGGCATCGACTGCGCGCCCATCATCCTGGGCGACCGCGGCGAAGGGGACCGCTTCTTCGGCATCATGCTCAAGCAGTTCCAGACGGCCCTGCCCGCATCAGACCAAGAGGCACATGCCGAACTGCGAACAGCCACCGAGTGGCTGGCCGCCCCGACGGGCGTCGAGATCGGAGGGCTCTTCACGGCGGCCTGGGGGCAACGCGGCTGA
- a CDS encoding acyl-CoA thioesterase, with protein sequence MPIARARDGTYTASDAVARIVLDELDHRLDHPRDHPLDHRLDHPREDRPPPRLPILATDHRRSPRTKDVNVENAPIPAQDPKPVAAPGLTLPSDPAEQAVREFRCERRTRLSDLDRFGRVHNLFLIQYIEDAQVEFGYAATPGADGLLDVGWAAVRRDTSFLRPLPMMAEPVSIITAVGRLGRSTITLRSRVESQGVVHARSVDQFLACDVQGRRRRIDDTEHSWYLKWSAPENADSTKRS encoded by the coding sequence ATGCCCATAGCCCGCGCCCGCGACGGCACGTACACGGCCTCGGACGCCGTCGCCCGCATCGTCCTGGACGAGCTCGACCACCGACTCGACCACCCGCGTGACCACCCGCTCGACCACCGACTCGACCACCCGCGCGAGGACCGGCCGCCACCCCGGCTCCCCATCCTCGCCACCGATCACCGCCGCTCACCCCGGACAAAGGATGTCAACGTGGAGAACGCCCCGATCCCCGCACAGGACCCGAAGCCCGTTGCAGCACCAGGCCTCACCCTGCCCTCGGACCCGGCGGAGCAAGCCGTCCGCGAGTTCAGGTGCGAGCGCCGGACCCGGCTCTCCGACCTCGACCGGTTCGGACGGGTCCACAACCTGTTCCTCATCCAGTACATCGAGGACGCGCAAGTCGAGTTCGGCTACGCGGCCACCCCCGGAGCCGACGGGCTCCTCGACGTCGGCTGGGCCGCGGTCCGCCGTGACACCTCGTTCCTGCGCCCGCTGCCGATGATGGCCGAACCCGTCTCGATCATCACCGCCGTCGGCCGGCTGGGCCGCTCCACCATCACGCTCCGCTCGCGGGTCGAAAGCCAGGGCGTGGTGCACGCCCGGTCCGTCGACCAGTTCCTGGCCTGCGACGTCCAGGGCCGGCGCCGGCGCATCGACGACACGGAGCACTCCTGGTACCTGAAGTGGTCCGCCCCCGAGAACGCCGACTCCACCAAGCGCTCCTGA
- a CDS encoding histidinol-phosphate aminotransferase family protein, with product MERELQLRAATAEDLDWIHELRHRVYAQELGQHEPNSVGRLRDGLDGDNVYLVAARGEARIGFISLTPPWLKRYALDKYVSREELPLLDEEDLFEIRILTVEPRWRTSAAAALLMYAALRWIASRGGRRVVAMGRTELLDMYLAAGLQPVGRTVRSGALTFEVLTGNVTELTRGAMDRHRTTLNRLRAQVDWRLDAPFAPRADGCEHGGLSFAAIGTDFQDLDRRHQVVAADVLDAWFSPAPGVRAVLTDDPEWAARTSPPTGADGLLAEIARVRALPLDALVPGAGSSDLIFRAFGQWLTPQSRVLLLDPGYGEYAHVTEKVIGCQVTRFRLRREDGWRIDWDQLSTAVEHGGYDLVVVVNPNNPTGRHAPAAELRSLIAAAPERTRWWIDEAYLGYVEMSESLVDLAATDPKVVVCSSLSKMYALSGMRAAYLVAEPVTAMELRRRTPPWAVSLPAQLAAVAALRDPAYYRSRWLHTHALRRQLAADLVGTDESVTVEESVANWLTVTLPSDGPSAAQLVKECRRLDVYLRDLSPMSCEYQGRTVRIAVRDTVENARIVSAFRQAMSVLRPGSASPVPMLESVSATGPSL from the coding sequence ATGGAACGTGAATTGCAGCTGCGCGCCGCCACTGCCGAGGATCTCGACTGGATCCACGAGTTGCGTCACCGGGTCTACGCGCAAGAGCTCGGCCAGCATGAACCGAACTCGGTCGGGCGGCTTCGTGACGGTCTGGACGGCGACAACGTCTATCTGGTCGCGGCACGAGGAGAGGCCCGAATCGGCTTCATCAGTCTGACCCCGCCCTGGTTGAAGCGGTACGCACTGGACAAGTACGTGTCCCGCGAAGAGCTGCCGCTGCTGGACGAGGAAGATCTCTTCGAAATACGCATTCTCACCGTCGAGCCCCGTTGGCGGACCTCCGCGGCGGCGGCGCTGCTCATGTATGCGGCGCTGCGCTGGATCGCTTCCCGGGGTGGCCGTCGGGTGGTGGCGATGGGACGCACCGAGCTGCTCGACATGTATCTGGCCGCCGGATTGCAGCCGGTCGGGCGCACCGTGCGTAGTGGGGCGTTGACGTTCGAGGTGCTGACCGGCAACGTCACCGAGCTGACGAGGGGTGCGATGGACCGCCATCGCACGACGTTGAACCGACTGCGAGCCCAAGTGGACTGGCGACTGGACGCTCCGTTCGCACCCCGCGCGGACGGTTGCGAGCACGGAGGCCTCTCGTTCGCTGCCATCGGAACGGACTTCCAGGACCTCGACCGCCGCCATCAGGTCGTCGCGGCGGATGTGTTGGATGCCTGGTTCTCGCCGGCGCCCGGCGTACGAGCGGTGCTCACCGATGATCCCGAGTGGGCCGCCAGGACCTCGCCTCCGACCGGCGCCGACGGTCTGCTGGCGGAGATCGCCCGGGTACGGGCACTGCCGTTGGATGCACTCGTACCCGGAGCCGGTTCGTCCGACCTGATCTTCAGGGCTTTCGGTCAGTGGCTCACCCCGCAGAGCAGGGTGCTTCTGCTGGACCCGGGCTACGGCGAGTACGCCCACGTCACGGAGAAGGTCATCGGATGCCAGGTGACCCGGTTCCGGTTGCGCCGCGAGGACGGCTGGCGCATCGATTGGGACCAGTTGTCCACGGCTGTCGAGCACGGCGGCTACGACCTCGTCGTGGTCGTCAATCCGAACAACCCGACCGGGCGCCATGCCCCTGCCGCCGAACTGCGCTCCCTGATCGCCGCCGCGCCCGAGCGAACCCGCTGGTGGATCGACGAGGCGTACCTGGGCTATGTCGAGATGAGCGAGTCGCTCGTCGACCTTGCCGCGACGGATCCGAAGGTGGTGGTGTGCAGTTCCCTGTCCAAGATGTACGCGCTGTCCGGCATGCGGGCCGCATACCTGGTTGCCGAGCCGGTCACCGCAATGGAGTTGCGCCGGCGGACGCCGCCCTGGGCGGTGAGCCTGCCTGCGCAACTGGCCGCAGTGGCCGCCCTGCGCGACCCGGCGTACTACAGGAGCCGCTGGCTTCACACCCATGCCCTGCGGCGGCAACTGGCCGCCGATCTTGTCGGGACGGATGAGAGCGTGACGGTGGAGGAATCCGTCGCCAACTGGCTCACCGTGACGCTGCCGTCCGATGGCCCGAGCGCCGCGCAACTGGTGAAGGAGTGTCGCCGACTCGACGTCTATCTGCGGGATCTGTCGCCCATGTCCTGCGAGTACCAGGGGCGTACGGTGCGCATCGCGGTCAGGGACACGGTCGAGAACGCGCGCATCGTGTCGGCTTTCCGGCAGGCCATGAGCGTGCTGCGACCGGGCTCGGCCTCACCCGTCCCGATGCTGGAGAGCGTCTCCGCGACCGGCCCCTCGTTGTGA
- a CDS encoding OsmC family protein, protein MTPDSLRSVTVERTGPGTFTATNSRGDTITFATGSGAGFTPVELFLAAIGGCSAADVDVATSRHAEPAEFSVAVHGHKAEDAGGNLMTDLEAAFTVRFPAGEAGDRARAILPRAVKTSHDKLCTVSRTVEAGTPVAVKVVDTD, encoded by the coding sequence ATGACACCTGATTCCCTGCGCTCCGTCACCGTCGAGCGGACCGGTCCGGGCACGTTCACCGCGACCAACTCCCGTGGTGACACGATCACCTTCGCCACCGGATCCGGTGCGGGCTTCACCCCGGTCGAGCTCTTCCTCGCCGCGATCGGCGGCTGCTCGGCGGCGGATGTCGACGTCGCCACCAGCCGGCACGCCGAACCCGCCGAGTTCTCCGTCGCCGTCCACGGCCACAAGGCCGAGGACGCCGGCGGCAACCTCATGACGGACCTGGAAGCCGCCTTCACCGTCCGCTTCCCCGCGGGGGAGGCCGGCGACCGGGCCCGTGCGATCCTGCCTCGTGCGGTGAAGACCTCCCACGACAAGCTCTGCACGGTCAGCCGCACGGTGGAGGCCGGAACCCCGGTCGCCGTAAAGGTCGTCGACACGGACTGA
- a CDS encoding MFS transporter — MTTAQTQTQAQAQTVQGEASTARPPLWDRRFMLYFTARAVSLVGDAMMPVAAALAVGPLYGISGVGFVLGTWTGTFVLLVLFGGVFADRIGARRMMVGADLVRVVTQGVLAAAFFAGTPPFWLLVTMAALAGAAVAMFQPGVNGMVPLVAREPQRANATLKVADALAQLLGPALAGLLIVLTGAGTVYAIDAGTFVLSALCLGLIRLAPAGTSAGTLADTHAEADSTAVPRSSLRRDLRQGWQEFRSRTWMWAVILIWVVYGVLLFGPLVPLSSALIGARLGPNAYGLAVSFLGVGTVLGGLLALRLRPARPLAAGAMAMVLFSGLPLCVALGAGLPVLLAGHVLGGGAWAFWSVMWATSVQTHTPPAVLNRVTAYELAGSVSGIALGQILAGPATELASPDRLLLVSGGACLAGCVALLSIPAIRTLRRVSPPDGGELVAARP; from the coding sequence GTGACCACCGCACAGACACAGACGCAAGCACAGGCCCAGACCGTCCAGGGCGAGGCTTCGACCGCCAGACCCCCCTTGTGGGACCGGCGATTCATGCTGTACTTCACCGCCCGCGCGGTGTCGTTGGTCGGCGACGCGATGATGCCGGTGGCCGCCGCGCTCGCGGTCGGACCGCTGTACGGGATCTCCGGAGTCGGCTTCGTCCTCGGCACTTGGACCGGGACGTTCGTCCTCCTGGTCCTGTTCGGCGGGGTGTTCGCCGACCGGATCGGCGCACGCCGGATGATGGTCGGCGCAGACCTCGTCCGGGTGGTCACCCAGGGTGTCCTGGCTGCCGCGTTCTTCGCCGGGACCCCGCCGTTCTGGCTGCTGGTGACCATGGCGGCACTGGCCGGTGCGGCCGTCGCGATGTTCCAGCCGGGGGTCAACGGGATGGTCCCGCTGGTCGCCCGGGAACCGCAGCGCGCCAACGCCACGCTCAAAGTCGCCGACGCGCTCGCCCAACTGCTCGGCCCGGCCCTGGCGGGGCTGCTGATCGTGCTGACCGGCGCCGGGACCGTTTACGCGATCGATGCGGGCACCTTCGTACTCAGCGCCCTGTGCTTGGGGCTCATCCGCCTCGCCCCTGCGGGCACCTCCGCGGGCACCCTGGCCGATACCCACGCCGAGGCCGACTCCACCGCAGTGCCGAGGAGTTCCCTCCGTCGCGACCTGCGCCAGGGCTGGCAGGAGTTCCGCTCCCGCACCTGGATGTGGGCCGTGATCCTGATCTGGGTGGTCTACGGCGTGCTGCTCTTCGGCCCGCTGGTGCCCCTGAGCTCAGCGCTGATCGGAGCCCGGCTCGGCCCGAACGCGTACGGCCTGGCCGTCTCCTTCCTCGGTGTCGGCACGGTGCTCGGAGGCCTGCTCGCGCTGCGACTGCGCCCGGCCAGGCCGCTGGCCGCCGGTGCGATGGCCATGGTGCTGTTCAGCGGGCTGCCACTCTGCGTGGCGCTGGGCGCCGGGCTGCCGGTGCTGCTGGCGGGCCACGTCCTCGGCGGTGGCGCCTGGGCGTTCTGGTCGGTGATGTGGGCGACCAGTGTCCAGACCCACACGCCACCAGCGGTACTCAACCGGGTCACCGCGTACGAGCTGGCCGGCTCGGTGTCCGGAATCGCCCTGGGCCAGATCCTGGCGGGACCGGCCACGGAGCTGGCGTCCCCGGACAGGCTGCTGCTGGTCTCCGGGGGCGCCTGCCTGGCGGGCTGCGTGGCGCTGCTCTCGATCCCGGCGATCCGCACCCTGCGGCGCGTCTCTCCCCCGGACGGCGGCGAACTGGTTGCGGCCAGACCCTGA
- a CDS encoding putative quinol monooxygenase has translation MTNSERPISLYGFLRPRPERADEVRSVLSSFVEPTRQEPGNLQYHLHEHEDGRFFLYEVWRSQEDLDRHNATPPLRAFLENLSTFLEGAPEGYFDTMISPYPEAQPVLA, from the coding sequence ATGACGAACTCAGAACGCCCCATATCCCTCTACGGTTTCCTGCGGCCCCGGCCCGAGCGCGCGGACGAGGTCCGGAGCGTCCTCTCCTCCTTCGTGGAACCCACCCGCCAAGAACCCGGGAATCTGCAGTACCACCTCCACGAACACGAGGACGGCCGCTTCTTCCTCTACGAGGTGTGGCGCTCCCAGGAAGACCTGGACCGTCACAACGCGACGCCTCCGCTGCGCGCCTTCCTGGAGAATCTTTCGACCTTCCTGGAGGGGGCCCCGGAGGGCTACTTCGACACCATGATCAGCCCGTACCCGGAGGCCCAACCGGTTCTCGCCTGA
- a CDS encoding sensor histidine kinase, with protein MAFSGLFLLAGILLLTFVVLLARYGTAQQVQGISVTYGDLPSGQATPRESVAPMESVAPVESVHPTRPDGRPEPPSDVAMLQKIDQTVRAVQDTALGQMVRWSAVGLVVMALLAGLLGRWLAGRALRPVVSVTEAARRISEQNLHQRLALTGPDDELLRLADTFDGMLDRLEKSFESQRRFIANASHELKTPLAVQRTTLQVGLADPLPDGLTDVREDLLTANREAEQLINALLLLARSDRGLEETEPVDLTVTARLVIAEFAPRAAEAGLRIDTDAGAGTPLVVPGDPVLLRHLLANLVGNAVQYNHPGGHVLVRLGASTVTVTNTGRQVPADRIPDLFEPFRRLDGDRTASTGHGLGLSIAASIAQAHHATLTARPGGPEGGLTLTLRFPDHEQRIASLATVNDQDG; from the coding sequence ATGGCCTTCTCCGGGCTCTTCCTCCTCGCCGGCATCCTCCTCCTCACCTTCGTCGTGCTGCTCGCACGCTACGGAACGGCTCAGCAGGTCCAGGGAATCTCGGTCACCTACGGCGACTTGCCGAGCGGTCAGGCGACCCCCAGGGAGTCCGTGGCGCCCATGGAGTCCGTGGCGCCCGTGGAGTCCGTGCACCCCACCCGGCCGGACGGCAGGCCCGAGCCTCCGAGCGATGTCGCCATGCTCCAGAAGATCGACCAAACCGTGCGGGCCGTCCAGGACACCGCGCTGGGCCAAATGGTCCGCTGGTCCGCCGTCGGCCTCGTCGTCATGGCACTCCTCGCCGGGCTCCTCGGCCGGTGGCTGGCCGGACGGGCCCTGCGTCCCGTCGTCTCCGTGACCGAAGCCGCCCGCCGCATCAGCGAACAGAACCTGCACCAGCGCCTCGCGCTCACCGGCCCCGACGACGAGCTGCTCCGCCTCGCCGACACCTTCGACGGCATGCTCGACCGGCTGGAGAAGTCCTTCGAGAGCCAGCGCCGCTTCATCGCGAACGCCTCCCACGAACTCAAAACGCCCCTCGCGGTACAGCGCACCACCCTCCAGGTCGGCCTCGCCGACCCCCTGCCCGACGGTCTCACCGACGTCCGCGAGGACCTGCTCACCGCCAACCGGGAAGCGGAACAGCTCATCAACGCGCTCCTGCTGCTCGCCCGCAGCGACCGCGGACTGGAGGAGACCGAGCCCGTGGACCTCACGGTCACCGCCCGGCTCGTGATCGCCGAGTTCGCTCCGCGTGCAGCCGAGGCCGGCCTGCGCATCGACACCGACGCCGGCGCCGGCACGCCCCTGGTGGTTCCCGGTGACCCCGTGCTGCTGCGGCACCTGCTGGCGAACCTGGTCGGCAACGCAGTCCAGTACAACCACCCCGGCGGCCACGTCCTCGTACGGCTCGGCGCCTCGACCGTGACGGTGACCAACACCGGCCGCCAAGTCCCCGCTGACCGCATCCCCGACCTGTTCGAGCCCTTCCGACGCCTCGACGGAGACCGCACCGCGAGCACCGGCCACGGCCTGGGACTGTCGATCGCGGCCTCCATCGCCCAGGCCCATCACGCCACCCTGACCGCACGACCCGGCGGCCCGGAGGGGGGACTCACCCTCACTCTGCGCTTCCCCGACCACGAGCAACGGATCGCATCCCTCGCCACCGTGAACGACCAGGACGGTTAG
- a CDS encoding phosphatidate cytidylyltransferase — protein MITVASLAPVLGGALALTGVAVAASRRRELMIRWCIWAVGVPLVTAAFWLGRPGAAALAVVVGMIAAMEFGSLMRMPRADRAVLASAVTGVVLTALWAPGQEPRALAIGALAVASVPLLAGDADHGLRRLASGLLGLAWLSVLAALVPLGASALALFVAVSAADIVAYFAGQRLGGPRLSPLSPAKRWSGTLAGAAAAIGVLGLLSALSWPMAIAAAVGGPAGDLLESMIKRGAKVKDAGGWLPGSGGLLDRIDSLLFALAVLLVLS, from the coding sequence GTGATCACGGTAGCCTCTCTGGCGCCCGTCCTTGGTGGGGCGCTGGCGCTGACCGGTGTCGCGGTGGCAGCGTCCCGGCGCCGGGAGTTGATGATCCGGTGGTGCATCTGGGCCGTCGGAGTGCCGCTGGTCACGGCTGCGTTCTGGCTGGGTCGTCCGGGCGCCGCGGCCCTTGCCGTCGTCGTCGGGATGATCGCGGCGATGGAGTTCGGCAGCCTGATGCGGATGCCCCGGGCCGACCGGGCGGTGCTCGCCTCGGCGGTGACGGGCGTGGTGCTCACCGCCCTGTGGGCTCCCGGGCAGGAACCTCGCGCGCTGGCGATCGGCGCCCTCGCGGTGGCTTCAGTGCCGCTCCTGGCCGGCGACGCCGATCACGGCCTGCGTCGGCTCGCCTCCGGGCTCCTCGGCCTCGCCTGGCTCAGTGTCCTGGCCGCGCTGGTACCGCTCGGAGCGAGCGCCCTGGCCCTGTTCGTGGCGGTTTCGGCCGCTGACATCGTGGCGTACTTCGCCGGCCAGAGGCTGGGCGGGCCGCGCCTGTCGCCGCTGTCACCGGCCAAACGGTGGAGCGGAACCCTGGCCGGGGCCGCGGCAGCCATAGGGGTCCTCGGCCTCCTGTCGGCGCTGAGTTGGCCGATGGCGATTGCGGCCGCGGTCGGCGGTCCGGCCGGCGACCTGCTTGAGTCCATGATCAAGAGAGGCGCGAAGGTGAAGGACGCCGGGGGGTGGCTGCCCGGTTCGGGCGGTCTGCTGGACCGGATCGACTCACTGCTCTTCGCGCTGGCGGTCCTGCTCGTGCTGAGCTGA
- a CDS encoding GlxA family transcriptional regulator: protein MTSRPLPKSPALHRVVAVLQSPQSTFPLACATEVFGDHSPAIPARYAFEVCAEHPGPVRTQAGYDLLVTTGLDALERADTVLFPGWQQPVGTEVSATLIAAVRRAHRRGARVVGICSGAFMLAAAGLLDDRRAATHWAQAPELAARFPRVRVDPAVLYVDHGDVATSAGSAAGVDLCLHLVRTDQGAAYAMRIARQMVMPPHREGCQLQYAELPTSGPVADSLAPLLEWLGERLDQPVSVAEMAVRSQVSARTLTRRFTDQLGISPGRWLLDRRIAATRALLEETDLPVETIAHRVGLSSAVNLRRRFHEALRTTPAAYRRAFRADEAGSEIETAPR from the coding sequence ATGACCTCTCGTCCACTGCCGAAGTCCCCGGCTCTTCACCGGGTCGTGGCCGTGCTGCAGTCCCCGCAGTCGACCTTCCCCCTGGCCTGCGCGACCGAGGTGTTCGGCGACCACAGCCCGGCGATCCCCGCCCGCTACGCGTTCGAGGTCTGCGCCGAGCACCCCGGCCCGGTGCGCACCCAGGCCGGATACGACCTGCTGGTCACGACGGGCCTGGACGCGTTGGAGCGCGCGGACACCGTACTGTTCCCCGGCTGGCAGCAACCCGTCGGCACCGAAGTGTCGGCGACGCTGATCGCAGCGGTCCGCCGGGCCCACCGCCGGGGCGCGCGGGTCGTCGGCATCTGCTCGGGCGCCTTCATGCTCGCCGCAGCCGGTCTGCTGGACGATCGCAGGGCCGCGACGCACTGGGCCCAAGCCCCCGAGCTGGCCGCACGGTTCCCGCGGGTCCGGGTCGACCCCGCAGTGCTGTACGTGGACCACGGCGACGTCGCGACCAGCGCCGGATCGGCGGCAGGCGTGGACCTCTGCCTGCACCTGGTGCGCACCGACCAAGGAGCCGCGTACGCGATGCGGATCGCCCGCCAGATGGTGATGCCGCCGCACCGCGAGGGCTGCCAGTTGCAGTACGCCGAACTACCCACCTCCGGGCCGGTCGCCGACTCGCTGGCGCCGCTGCTGGAATGGCTGGGCGAGCGGCTGGACCAGCCGGTCAGCGTCGCCGAGATGGCGGTCCGCTCCCAGGTCTCGGCCCGCACGCTGACCCGGCGCTTCACCGACCAGTTGGGCATCAGTCCCGGGCGCTGGCTGCTGGACCGGCGCATCGCCGCCACCCGGGCCCTGTTGGAGGAGACCGACCTGCCCGTGGAAACCATCGCGCACCGGGTCGGCCTCTCCTCGGCCGTCAACCTGCGCCGGCGCTTCCACGAGGCCCTGCGCACCACACCCGCCGCCTACCGCCGCGCCTTCCGGGCGGACGAGGCCGGATCTGAGATCGAAACGGCGCCGCGGTGA
- a CDS encoding DUF6183 family protein, protein MNDEANGTAIHGEPAYISRDDALRHAMSGDIVHLRGVVSHLTTRYAAAARGTRIHGSDLSYIRRLLTTTPGRDSVELLLRLLSEQEAAAGAAALELPLMATMLAQHQPAALLAQAVFADVPENDRLGELRTCLFHELLLRGVDLDEFPALRPGSRLHPLAWLPDRRRALETEPDFTSHSANGSASGVKTSLPAHGRLDPPTPRPTAASPLRNSVTVDEHDLIVAAAHGNWGYAEAWVFRPEHPIAPDQVPALLPTLPMDCVADLGPTGRYEIAARPVGDIWSLLFATASMGGFGGTGLYGAWGRLRAWRSLAGLCGLPFQASAGEVERRAEQHAWFHFQTDSEFFHNEIDNDYAIAALSPDGRRLAVLAATDTD, encoded by the coding sequence GTGAACGACGAAGCGAACGGCACAGCGATCCACGGAGAACCCGCGTACATCTCGCGCGACGACGCCCTCCGGCACGCCATGTCGGGCGACATCGTCCATCTGCGCGGGGTGGTGTCGCACCTCACCACCCGGTACGCGGCCGCCGCCCGGGGCACCCGGATCCACGGAAGCGACCTCTCCTACATCCGGCGCCTCCTCACCACGACCCCAGGCCGCGACAGCGTCGAACTGCTGCTCCGGCTGCTGAGCGAGCAGGAAGCGGCTGCCGGAGCAGCGGCCCTCGAACTGCCGCTCATGGCGACGATGCTCGCCCAGCACCAGCCGGCCGCACTCCTCGCGCAGGCAGTCTTCGCCGACGTCCCCGAGAACGATCGGCTCGGCGAGCTGAGGACCTGCCTGTTCCACGAGTTGTTGTTGCGCGGGGTGGACCTGGACGAGTTCCCGGCCCTGCGCCCCGGTTCGCGGCTGCACCCCCTGGCCTGGCTCCCCGACCGCCGCCGCGCCCTGGAGACCGAACCCGACTTCACGAGCCACTCCGCGAACGGCTCGGCCAGTGGCGTGAAGACCAGCCTGCCCGCCCACGGCCGTCTGGATCCGCCCACCCCCCGCCCGACTGCGGCATCACCGCTGCGGAACTCCGTGACGGTGGACGAGCACGACCTCATCGTCGCCGCCGCCCACGGGAACTGGGGCTACGCCGAGGCATGGGTCTTCCGGCCGGAGCACCCCATCGCTCCCGACCAGGTGCCGGCCCTGCTCCCCACCCTGCCGATGGACTGCGTCGCCGACCTCGGTCCCACCGGCCGTTACGAGATAGCCGCCCGCCCCGTGGGCGACATCTGGTCCCTGCTCTTCGCCACCGCGTCGATGGGAGGCTTCGGCGGCACCGGCCTGTACGGGGCATGGGGCCGACTGCGGGCATGGCGCTCCCTGGCGGGCCTGTGCGGCCTTCCGTTCCAGGCGAGCGCGGGGGAGGTGGAACGCCGTGCCGAGCAGCACGCCTGGTTCCACTTCCAGACCGACTCCGAGTTCTTCCACAACGAGATCGACAACGACTACGCCATCGCCGCCCTCTCCCCGGACGGCCGCCGCCTCGCCGTCCTGGCGGCCACGGACACCGACTAG
- a CDS encoding cold-shock protein produces MNIDQRRTGVVVSYNRDRGYGFIRPYGDQSTLYVERRALEGWLPFLAEGQQVSFLVEFTHGRFTAERVLP; encoded by the coding sequence ATGAACATCGACCAGCGGCGCACGGGCGTCGTCGTGTCCTACAACCGCGACCGCGGGTACGGCTTCATCCGCCCGTACGGCGACCAGAGCACCCTCTACGTCGAGCGGAGAGCGCTGGAAGGGTGGCTGCCCTTCCTTGCCGAGGGACAGCAGGTGTCCTTCCTCGTCGAGTTCACCCACGGCCGGTTCACCGCCGAGCGCGTCCTGCCCTGA
- a CDS encoding MerR family transcriptional regulator, whose translation MKIGELAAATGTSVRLLRYYEEQGLLESHRLDSGHRRYDDSAPTVVQRIRALLDAGLPTRVIRDLQPCIRQDGTVAACKVETLREHLRGLDDRISALSETRTSLAELISATRTPEPTLA comes from the coding sequence ATGAAGATCGGCGAACTCGCCGCCGCGACGGGCACCTCCGTCCGACTGTTGCGGTACTACGAGGAACAGGGCCTCCTGGAGTCCCACCGTCTCGACAGCGGGCACCGCCGCTACGACGACAGCGCGCCGACCGTGGTCCAGCGCATTCGCGCGCTCCTGGACGCCGGCCTTCCGACCCGGGTCATTCGCGATCTCCAGCCGTGCATTCGCCAAGACGGCACGGTCGCCGCGTGCAAGGTGGAGACCCTCCGGGAACACCTCCGCGGCTTGGACGACCGAATCTCCGCACTATCGGAGACCCGCACGTCCCTGGCCGAGCTCATCTCCGCCACCCGGACCCCCGAACCGACCCTCGCCTAG